One region of Dokdonia sp. 4H-3-7-5 genomic DNA includes:
- a CDS encoding NAD(P)/FAD-dependent oxidoreductase, whose translation MEQDCDIIIIGGGLAGLTAAVHLLQADFSVVLIEKNTYPKHKVCGEYVSNEVLPYLDALGIYPITNGAKKINRFQFSGLSGNALEIALPLGGFGISRYALDLVLYERALSLGLVFEQATATNVTFGREEFEVTTKDKSFRAPYALGAYGKRSGLDITLSRKFISTKSPWMGVKAHYAGQFPEDLVALHNFSGGYCGLSKVETDAINVCYLADVNSFKKHKDLDTYRVEVLEQNRYLKEFFAQAEPIFEKPLTISQISFQDKSVVENHILMIGDSAGLIHPLCGNGMAMAIHSAKIASECLSNHISTSKKREQLEKEYTKQWKQTFATRMRNGALIQRGLHNTTITRLGVGILQKSPRLLSSVIQSTHGNLIT comes from the coding sequence GTGGAACAAGATTGCGATATCATTATAATAGGTGGAGGTCTTGCGGGACTCACAGCCGCTGTACACTTGCTGCAAGCTGACTTCTCTGTGGTTCTTATTGAGAAAAATACATACCCTAAGCATAAGGTATGTGGAGAGTACGTTTCTAATGAAGTGTTGCCATATCTAGATGCGTTAGGTATATATCCCATAACTAATGGCGCTAAGAAAATAAACCGTTTTCAATTTTCTGGACTCTCTGGTAATGCGCTTGAGATTGCACTTCCCTTAGGAGGTTTTGGGATTAGCAGGTATGCTTTAGATCTAGTGCTATACGAACGAGCTTTAAGTTTAGGGTTGGTATTTGAGCAGGCAACCGCTACAAATGTTACTTTCGGGAGAGAGGAATTTGAGGTTACCACAAAAGATAAAAGTTTTAGAGCACCCTATGCTCTTGGAGCTTATGGTAAGAGGAGCGGATTAGATATTACGCTTTCGCGAAAATTTATAAGTACAAAATCCCCTTGGATGGGTGTAAAAGCACATTATGCTGGACAATTCCCAGAAGATCTAGTGGCTTTACACAATTTTTCAGGAGGTTACTGCGGATTATCAAAAGTGGAAACAGATGCGATAAATGTTTGTTATCTAGCAGATGTAAATTCATTTAAGAAGCATAAAGATTTAGACACATATCGAGTTGAGGTATTAGAGCAGAATCGTTATTTAAAAGAATTTTTCGCGCAAGCGGAACCTATTTTTGAAAAACCACTCACCATTAGTCAGATCTCATTTCAAGATAAATCTGTTGTGGAAAATCACATACTTATGATAGGTGATAGTGCAGGACTCATACATCCTTTATGCGGTAACGGTATGGCAATGGCAATTCATAGCGCAAAGATTGCAAGTGAGTGTCTTAGTAACCATATAAGTACTTCAAAAAAGCGGGAGCAGCTAGAAAAAGAATATACGAAGCAGTGGAAGCAAACCTTTGCGACTAGAATGCGCAACGGGGCACTTATACAGCGTGGGTTGCATAATACAACGATAACTAGATTAGGAGTAGGGATACTTCAAAAATCGCCTAGATTATTGAGTAGCGTGATACAGTCTACACATGGAAATCTTATAACATAA
- a CDS encoding beta-ketoacyl-[acyl-carrier-protein] synthase family protein, which produces MKHRVVITGMGVCAPNGIGLKAFSDAIFSGKSGIKFHQKLADLNFGCQIAGQPEIPEGMLENYFTALQLRDLQSSGIEYGMIAGVDAWTDAGLAPTDKDTVDYDSGIVFGVSLLGAEKFRSAIYLTDEGKVRRLGSTSVVQTMASGISAYLGGYLGCGNQVTTNSSACTTGLESVLMGYERVRNGDAVRMLVGSCNDSGPYIWGGFDAMRVLTKKYNEDPEAGSRPMQEDANGFVPGAGAGALVLETLESAQQRGAKIYAEVLGGAVNSGGQRNGGTMTAPNSEAVQHCIKTAVKNAGVSATEIDTINGHLTSTGMCPTEIANWSEALELKGEDFPYINSLKSMTGHCLAAAGSIETVATILELKEGRIFGNINSTHIHPEILERVAQVKVLTQTIDMPVKVAAKASFGFGDVNCCMIFKKFE; this is translated from the coding sequence ATGAAGCATAGAGTAGTCATAACAGGAATGGGCGTTTGTGCACCTAATGGAATAGGGCTCAAAGCATTTTCTGATGCCATTTTTTCAGGTAAAAGTGGAATTAAATTTCACCAGAAACTAGCAGACCTCAATTTTGGGTGTCAGATTGCTGGACAGCCAGAAATTCCCGAAGGAATGCTCGAAAACTACTTTACAGCCTTGCAACTTCGAGATTTACAGAGCTCTGGTATTGAGTACGGAATGATAGCTGGAGTAGATGCATGGACAGACGCTGGACTCGCGCCTACAGATAAAGATACTGTCGATTATGATAGCGGAATCGTCTTTGGAGTTTCCTTACTAGGCGCCGAAAAATTTAGAAGTGCTATTTACCTAACTGATGAAGGCAAAGTACGCCGCTTAGGGAGTACTTCTGTTGTGCAAACGATGGCAAGTGGTATTAGTGCATATTTAGGAGGGTATCTAGGTTGTGGAAACCAAGTAACTACAAATTCTAGTGCTTGCACTACGGGACTAGAAAGTGTACTTATGGGGTATGAGCGTGTGCGCAACGGTGATGCAGTGCGAATGCTTGTAGGCAGTTGCAATGATAGCGGTCCTTATATTTGGGGAGGTTTTGATGCGATGCGTGTACTCACAAAAAAATATAACGAAGATCCAGAAGCTGGAAGCAGACCTATGCAGGAAGATGCAAATGGTTTTGTGCCAGGTGCTGGTGCAGGAGCATTAGTGCTAGAAACTCTCGAAAGTGCACAACAACGAGGCGCAAAGATATATGCCGAAGTTTTAGGTGGTGCAGTAAATAGTGGAGGACAGCGTAATGGCGGTACCATGACTGCACCTAATAGTGAGGCAGTACAGCATTGTATAAAAACTGCCGTTAAAAATGCAGGAGTATCTGCGACGGAAATTGATACCATAAATGGGCATCTCACTTCTACAGGAATGTGCCCAACAGAAATTGCAAACTGGAGTGAAGCTCTTGAATTGAAAGGAGAGGATTTTCCTTATATCAATTCGCTTAAAAGCATGACTGGACACTGTCTCGCGGCGGCTGGGAGTATTGAGACGGTAGCGACTATTTTAGAACTTAAGGAAGGTCGTATTTTTGGGAATATTAACTCTACTCACATACATCCGGAAATATTAGAGCGAGTAGCTCAGGTTAAAGTACTTACACAAACCATTGATATGCCTGTAAAGGTAGCAGCAAAAGCTAGTTTTGGTTTTGGCGATGTTAATTGCTGTATGATTTTTAAGAAATTTGAATAA
- a CDS encoding OmpA family protein encodes MKNIVRNITAVALGAAMLTGFTSCEATKNANNKQKGAVIGATGGAILGAIIGNNAGKGGNGELGAVIGGVVGGGAGVLIGNKMDKQAQQIEQELPGATVERIDDGIVVTFDENSGVYFDTAKYNVNTASQTLLNKLSNIMKEYNQTNVVVAGHTDSVGSDTNNMTLSQNRANAVTNYMVGTGLSAGRFTTVWYGETQPAASNDTAEGRAQNRRVQLAIVPNEEMKQDAMKEANGGN; translated from the coding sequence ATGAAAAATATAGTAAGAAATATTACAGCAGTAGCATTAGGAGCAGCAATGCTTACAGGTTTCACAAGTTGTGAGGCTACAAAAAATGCAAACAACAAACAGAAAGGAGCTGTTATAGGAGCTACAGGTGGAGCAATCCTTGGAGCTATTATTGGGAACAATGCTGGTAAAGGTGGAAATGGAGAGCTAGGAGCCGTAATAGGTGGTGTAGTAGGTGGTGGAGCAGGTGTTCTCATTGGTAACAAGATGGATAAGCAAGCACAACAAATTGAGCAAGAACTTCCAGGAGCTACTGTAGAGCGTATAGATGATGGTATTGTAGTGACATTTGACGAAAATTCGGGTGTTTACTTTGATACTGCGAAGTATAACGTGAATACAGCAAGCCAGACGTTACTAAATAAGCTTTCTAATATTATGAAAGAATATAATCAAACTAATGTTGTAGTTGCTGGACATACTGATAGTGTAGGGTCTGATACAAATAACATGACCTTATCACAAAATAGAGCTAACGCAGTTACTAATTATATGGTGGGTACTGGATTATCTGCAGGAAGATTTACAACGGTATGGTACGGTGAAACGCAGCCAGCTGCAAGTAATGATACTGCAGAGGGACGTGCTCAAAACAGACGTGTACAACTTGCTATTGTTCCTAACGAAGAGATGAAGCAAGACGCAATGAAAGAAGCAAACGGAGGGAACTAA
- a CDS encoding phosphopantetheine-binding protein, which translates to MNNEHYEALKNIIKIYLPEDVSVDDIKPTSHLTQELNVNSANLVDIVLDVEDHFDITIEDDEIEKMETVQSAIEIIEAKVQS; encoded by the coding sequence ATGAATAACGAACACTACGAAGCATTAAAGAATATCATCAAAATTTACCTACCAGAAGATGTCTCTGTAGATGATATAAAACCTACTAGCCACTTAACTCAAGAACTCAACGTAAATTCTGCAAACCTTGTAGATATCGTGCTTGACGTAGAAGATCATTTTGATATTACTATTGAAGATGATGAGATAGAAAAAATGGAAACGGTGCAGTCTGCTATCGAGATTATCGAGGCAAAAGTACAGTCTTAA
- a CDS encoding type III polyketide synthase encodes MSVTITTVAKQLPQYSRTTAEIMPFLDIWLDGQEDRFKRKVKKIFGNAAVDKRYSIMAPEEVFTATSFQEKNDIYTREVVKLGEQVLSKALTKASWDGTSLDYIITVSCTGIMIPSLDAYLINALKLRQDIVRLPVTEMGCAAGVSGVLYANEFLKANPGKRAAVIAIESPTATFQHDDYSMVNVVSAAIFGDGAACVLMSSKEEDSGPQIVDTEMYHFYDAQEMMGFKLVNSGLQMILDQQVPQQIVDKFPDIIHPFLEKNGYSIEDVNHLIFHPGGRKIVETVEDLFGKLGKNIDDTKEVLKLYGNMSSATVLYVLERFLDRECEEGDLGIMLSFGPGFSAQRVLLKW; translated from the coding sequence ATGAGCGTAACCATTACGACGGTAGCAAAACAGTTACCACAATATTCACGTACTACAGCAGAGATAATGCCTTTTCTAGACATATGGCTAGATGGGCAAGAAGATCGTTTTAAACGAAAGGTTAAGAAGATTTTTGGTAATGCAGCAGTAGATAAGCGCTATAGTATTATGGCGCCAGAAGAGGTATTTACAGCCACTAGTTTTCAAGAGAAGAATGACATTTATACTCGTGAGGTTGTAAAGCTAGGAGAGCAGGTATTATCTAAAGCGCTTACTAAAGCTTCATGGGATGGTACTAGCCTTGACTATATTATTACAGTTAGTTGTACGGGTATTATGATCCCTTCGCTAGATGCATATTTAATTAATGCGCTCAAACTACGCCAAGATATTGTACGATTACCGGTAACGGAGATGGGTTGTGCTGCTGGAGTAAGTGGTGTGCTATATGCAAATGAATTTCTTAAAGCAAATCCTGGAAAACGAGCAGCTGTTATAGCGATTGAAAGTCCTACGGCTACTTTTCAACATGATGATTACTCGATGGTAAACGTGGTGAGTGCAGCTATCTTTGGAGATGGTGCGGCTTGCGTTCTCATGTCAAGTAAAGAAGAAGATAGCGGACCGCAAATAGTGGATACAGAAATGTATCACTTTTATGATGCGCAGGAAATGATGGGCTTTAAGCTTGTAAATAGTGGTTTACAGATGATTCTAGATCAACAGGTGCCACAACAGATAGTAGATAAGTTTCCAGATATAATTCATCCATTTTTAGAAAAAAACGGCTACAGTATAGAAGATGTAAACCACTTGATATTTCATCCAGGAGGGCGTAAGATTGTAGAAACGGTTGAAGATCTTTTTGGTAAGCTTGGTAAAAATATAGATGACACGAAGGAGGTACTTAAGTTATATGGGAATATGAGTAGTGCTACTGTATTGTACGTTTTAGAACGTTTTCTTGATAGAGAATGTGAGGAAGGTGATCTGGGAATTATGCTAAGTTTTGGCCCAGGATTTTCGGCGCAACGTGTATTATTAAAATGGTAA
- a CDS encoding SDR family oxidoreductase has translation MSQSYKNKYAVILGGSSGLGLATAKKLAHEGMNIIIIHRSRRSVIAAFEDAMREMEVPGATILSYNTDALNADKRQATISEIKDTVGAGAIKVVVHSIARGNLKPLYSEDSATLSNEDFKGTLDAMAVSYYDWVSAFAKAELFTPSARAIAFTSEGSSKAWPQYGAVAAAKAALEAISRGIALEFAPLGLTSNCIQAGVTDTESLRLIPGSEHMKEMAQQRNPYKRLTLPKDVGNAVYLLTRDEAAWINGAVIHVDGGEHIR, from the coding sequence ATGAGTCAATCTTATAAAAATAAATACGCAGTAATATTAGGAGGTAGCTCAGGTCTTGGGCTAGCCACCGCAAAGAAACTAGCGCATGAGGGAATGAACATTATTATCATTCACAGATCTCGTCGTAGTGTGATAGCAGCTTTTGAAGACGCTATGCGCGAGATGGAAGTACCTGGAGCGACCATTTTATCATATAATACAGATGCCCTTAATGCAGATAAGCGTCAAGCTACTATTTCAGAAATAAAGGATACTGTAGGTGCAGGAGCCATAAAAGTAGTGGTGCATAGCATCGCGCGTGGTAATTTGAAGCCATTATATTCAGAAGATAGTGCCACACTTAGCAATGAGGATTTTAAAGGTACTCTAGACGCCATGGCGGTGAGTTATTATGATTGGGTATCCGCTTTCGCGAAAGCGGAATTATTTACCCCATCTGCAAGAGCCATTGCATTTACAAGTGAAGGTAGCAGCAAAGCATGGCCACAATATGGCGCAGTTGCTGCAGCCAAAGCAGCTCTTGAAGCCATCTCGAGAGGGATTGCATTAGAGTTTGCACCACTAGGTCTTACGTCTAACTGTATTCAAGCAGGAGTGACAGATACAGAGAGCTTACGCCTCATACCTGGGAGTGAGCATATGAAAGAAATGGCACAACAACGTAATCCCTACAAGCGATTAACACTGCCTAAGGATGTAGGCAATGCTGTGTATTTGTTAACACGTGATGAAGCAGCCTGGATTAATGGCGCTGTGATTCACGTAGATGGAGGGGAACACATACGATGA
- a CDS encoding thiamine pyrophosphate-dependent enzyme, translated as MATTTKSSIPFIYNRASLDNDTLLRLYRAMLKPRLIEERMLILLRQGKVSKWFSGIGQEAISVGVTAAMKPEEYILPMHRNLGVFTTREIPLYRLFTQWQGKMSGFTKGRDRSFHFGTQEFNIVGMISHLGPQLGVADGIALAHKLRNENAVTAVFTGEGGTSEGDFHEALNVASVWQLPVLFCIENNGYGLSTPTSEQYNCEHLADRAKGYGMESHIIDGNNILEIYTKILAIAEDIRNNPRPVLIEFKTFRMRGHEEASGTKYVPEELMEAWGEKDPLLNFEKYLIHEGILSQETKDAYEVSIKEEITEHLDKAYAEESITPNLETEMKDVYAPFSFRESVPSEDTEELRLIDAISQGLRQSMEKYDDLVIMGQDVAEYGGVFKITDGFVEQFGRDRVRNTPICESAIVETAMGLAINGKKALMEMQFSDFATSGFNPIVNYLAKSHYRWSQPADVVIRMPCGAGVGAGPFHSQTNEAWFTHTPGLKVVYPAFPADAKGLLATAIEDPNPVLFFEHKKLYRSIRQEVPTNYYTLPLGKASLVREGEQVTIITYGAGVHWAIELLDSINVSADLLDLRTLQPLDKEAIITSVRKTGRVLLLTEDSAFGSVMSDISAMIMEECFESLDAPVRRVASIDTPIPFDAELEKQYLPVERLATTLQELLDY; from the coding sequence ATGGCGACTACAACAAAATCTAGCATACCCTTTATTTACAATAGAGCATCCTTAGATAACGATACCTTACTTAGACTATACAGAGCAATGCTTAAACCTCGATTAATAGAGGAGCGCATGCTTATTTTACTAAGACAAGGAAAGGTTTCAAAATGGTTTTCTGGAATAGGCCAAGAAGCAATCTCCGTAGGAGTTACTGCTGCGATGAAGCCAGAAGAGTACATATTACCTATGCACCGTAACCTCGGTGTTTTTACTACTCGTGAGATTCCTTTATATAGATTATTTACACAATGGCAAGGGAAAATGAGCGGCTTTACAAAGGGACGCGATCGTAGTTTTCACTTTGGGACACAAGAATTTAATATTGTAGGTATGATATCTCACTTAGGTCCACAACTTGGCGTGGCAGACGGTATTGCACTTGCACATAAATTGCGCAATGAGAATGCGGTTACCGCTGTTTTTACTGGCGAAGGAGGAACAAGTGAAGGAGATTTTCATGAGGCGCTCAATGTTGCATCAGTATGGCAATTACCTGTACTATTCTGTATAGAGAATAACGGCTACGGACTATCGACACCTACTAGTGAGCAATATAATTGTGAGCATCTTGCAGATAGAGCAAAAGGCTATGGGATGGAATCTCACATCATTGATGGGAATAACATTCTAGAGATTTATACCAAAATTTTGGCAATAGCGGAAGACATACGTAACAATCCGCGACCTGTTTTAATAGAGTTTAAAACGTTTAGAATGCGTGGTCACGAGGAAGCAAGTGGTACTAAGTATGTTCCTGAGGAGTTAATGGAAGCATGGGGAGAAAAAGACCCGCTACTTAATTTTGAAAAGTACTTAATACATGAAGGGATTCTCTCTCAAGAGACAAAAGATGCTTATGAAGTCTCTATTAAAGAGGAAATCACAGAACACCTAGATAAGGCATATGCAGAGGAGAGTATTACTCCTAATCTAGAAACTGAGATGAAGGATGTATATGCTCCGTTTAGCTTTCGCGAAAGCGTGCCTAGCGAAGACACAGAAGAGCTCCGCTTGATTGATGCAATTTCCCAAGGACTAAGACAGTCTATGGAGAAGTATGATGATCTTGTGATTATGGGGCAAGATGTAGCCGAATATGGAGGTGTATTTAAAATCACCGATGGTTTTGTGGAGCAGTTTGGTCGCGATCGTGTGCGCAATACTCCTATATGTGAGAGCGCCATTGTAGAGACTGCTATGGGTCTTGCAATCAATGGTAAAAAAGCACTAATGGAAATGCAATTCTCAGATTTTGCAACTTCTGGCTTTAATCCTATTGTAAACTACCTCGCAAAATCACACTATCGCTGGTCACAACCTGCAGATGTGGTGATACGTATGCCTTGTGGTGCTGGTGTGGGGGCAGGTCCTTTTCACTCGCAAACTAATGAAGCGTGGTTTACCCATACACCAGGTTTAAAAGTGGTGTATCCAGCGTTTCCAGCAGATGCAAAAGGATTGCTAGCGACTGCAATAGAAGACCCTAATCCAGTGCTGTTTTTTGAGCATAAAAAATTATATCGCAGCATACGTCAAGAGGTGCCAACTAACTACTATACATTACCTCTAGGTAAAGCTTCATTAGTAAGAGAAGGCGAGCAAGTAACTATTATAACTTATGGCGCAGGCGTACACTGGGCAATTGAGTTGCTAGATAGTATTAATGTCTCTGCAGATCTTCTAGACTTGCGTACGTTACAGCCGTTAGATAAAGAAGCAATAATTACCTCTGTACGTAAAACGGGGAGAGTGTTACTACTTACAGAAGACAGTGCCTTTGGATCTGTAATGTCTGATATTTCTGCAATGATTATGGAGGAATGTTTTGAAAGCCTAGATGCACCAGTGAGACGAGTGGCGAGTATAGATACTCCTATTCCTTTTGATGCAGAACTTGAGAAGCAGTACTTACCTGTGGAGCGATTAGCGACTACACTTCAAGAGCTGCTAGATTACTAA
- a CDS encoding 3-hydroxyacyl-ACP dehydratase FabZ family protein → MSSEEIIALLPYTGPFLFVDQIEELGDSYIVGSYTFSRESYFYEGHFKGNPVTPGVILTECMAQIGLVSLGISKLAGQDLAALKVAFTSADVEFLQPVMPGEKVTVVSEEAYFRFNKLKCNVKLLNAQDEVCVKGTLAGIFSTK, encoded by the coding sequence ATGAGCAGTGAAGAGATTATAGCGTTATTACCTTACACGGGGCCTTTTCTATTTGTAGATCAAATAGAAGAGCTGGGCGACTCATATATTGTTGGTTCTTATACATTTTCTAGAGAATCTTATTTTTATGAAGGACACTTTAAGGGTAATCCTGTTACACCTGGCGTGATACTCACAGAATGCATGGCGCAAATAGGTTTAGTAAGTCTGGGTATTTCTAAGTTGGCAGGTCAAGATCTAGCTGCTTTAAAAGTAGCATTTACTAGCGCAGATGTTGAGTTTTTACAACCTGTGATGCCTGGCGAGAAAGTGACCGTTGTGTCAGAGGAGGCCTATTTTAGATTTAATAAATTAAAATGTAATGTGAAGCTTCTTAATGCGCAAGATGAGGTGTGTGTAAAAGGAACACTTGCAGGAATTTTTAGTACTAAATAA
- a CDS encoding methyltransferase, protein MSTDIPLHRPTPITSEKRRGTFERDTDVKRTIRLLEQGKEVLISAFYSDGLTLLKALKVHLDRTMPNDSFEEQRAHREAYHRMSNFIVIEVVNHALAVKKAPSIGWFAKLYPKTEDFLLTFPQVQGLNSAWQWYKNGIVIPVLRNKVHPYYGTYFPTRFDHLKLFDNWLKRYEGPKKTAIDVGIGSGVLSLQMVQAGFQKVFGTDTNPNAIIGLKESMGDTKLSRKIELDYAPYFGKFNKPTELIVFNPPWLPSSQKLENIDEAMYYNEDLFPTFFAKAKEALLPDGKLVLIFSNLAKITHLIDTHPIEQELEKGGRFQLEKCLKKKVRKASEETKRDQHWREDEEVELWILTHKEYIAPE, encoded by the coding sequence ATGAGTACAGACATACCATTACATAGACCGACTCCTATTACTTCTGAAAAGAGAAGAGGTACTTTTGAGCGTGATACAGATGTAAAACGCACCATTAGATTACTAGAGCAAGGAAAAGAGGTGTTAATCTCAGCATTTTATAGTGATGGGTTGACGCTACTTAAAGCGCTTAAGGTTCATCTAGACAGAACAATGCCTAATGATTCTTTTGAAGAGCAGCGTGCGCACCGTGAAGCGTATCACCGAATGTCAAATTTTATTGTGATAGAAGTGGTAAATCATGCGCTTGCTGTAAAAAAAGCACCTTCCATAGGTTGGTTTGCAAAACTATATCCAAAAACAGAAGACTTTTTACTTACGTTTCCTCAAGTTCAAGGACTTAATAGTGCATGGCAGTGGTATAAAAATGGAATTGTAATCCCTGTATTGCGTAATAAGGTACATCCTTATTATGGAACATATTTTCCAACTCGTTTTGATCATCTCAAGCTTTTTGATAACTGGTTAAAGCGTTATGAAGGCCCTAAGAAAACGGCTATTGATGTAGGTATAGGTAGTGGAGTGTTATCATTACAGATGGTACAGGCTGGTTTTCAAAAAGTATTTGGTACAGATACTAACCCCAATGCAATTATAGGTTTAAAGGAATCTATGGGAGACACAAAGCTCTCGCGTAAGATTGAGTTGGATTATGCGCCGTATTTTGGTAAATTTAATAAGCCTACTGAGCTTATTGTTTTTAATCCGCCGTGGTTGCCATCTTCTCAAAAGCTTGAGAATATTGATGAGGCAATGTATTACAATGAAGATCTTTTCCCAACATTTTTTGCTAAGGCAAAAGAGGCATTATTACCTGATGGAAAACTAGTACTCATATTTTCAAACCTTGCAAAAATCACACACCTAATAGACACGCACCCTATAGAGCAAGAGCTTGAAAAAGGTGGAAGGTTCCAGTTAGAAAAATGTTTGAAGAAGAAAGTTAGAAAAGCCTCAGAAGAGACAAAACGTGACCAACACTGGCGCGAGGATGAGGAAGTTGAACTATGGATACTTACTCATAAAGAATACATAGCACCTGAATAG
- a CDS encoding methyltransferase domain-containing protein codes for MNFKNRSTTPELMDDPSLPEADLHLALKDLATVNKYLGGNHITITALEELMSEHPEKSKWKIVDVGCSDGEVLRHIAKHFQKSTIDISFFGVDINDKSIDSAREKSKDYDNLTFSRQNILTIDETTFECDVIICTLTMHHFSDEQLLVFMEKFKKLASIGVIVNDLQRSKIAYRLFQLFSGIFMKSKIAKYDGRVSIARSFRRKELETYSKQLALDDYSIQWKWAFRYLWVIKTI; via the coding sequence ATGAATTTTAAGAATCGTAGTACAACCCCAGAGTTAATGGATGACCCCAGTCTTCCAGAGGCAGACTTACATCTAGCATTAAAGGATCTCGCTACGGTAAATAAATACTTAGGAGGTAATCATATTACGATTACGGCGCTAGAAGAATTAATGAGTGAGCATCCTGAAAAAAGTAAATGGAAGATAGTAGATGTGGGGTGTAGCGATGGAGAGGTGTTGAGACACATAGCTAAGCACTTTCAAAAAAGCACTATTGATATTTCGTTTTTTGGGGTTGATATCAATGATAAAAGTATTGATAGCGCCCGAGAGAAATCTAAAGACTATGATAACTTAACCTTTAGCCGCCAGAATATATTAACGATAGATGAAACTACGTTTGAATGTGATGTGATTATCTGTACCTTAACAATGCACCATTTTTCTGATGAACAACTACTGGTGTTTATGGAGAAATTTAAAAAATTGGCAAGTATAGGTGTCATAGTAAACGATTTACAGCGAAGTAAGATAGCGTACCGTTTATTTCAGCTTTTTAGCGGTATATTTATGAAAAGTAAGATTGCCAAATACGACGGAAGAGTGAGCATTGCCCGCTCTTTTAGAAGAAAAGAATTAGAAACCTATTCAAAACAACTTGCACTAGACGACTATTCCATACAATGGAAATGGGCCTTTAGATATTTGTGGGTGATAAAAACTATATGA
- a CDS encoding DUF1328 domain-containing protein has protein sequence MLRWTVIFIIIAIIAAVFGFGGIASGAESIAKILFFIFIVLFLLSLVSRLFKR, from the coding sequence ATGTTACGCTGGACAGTTATTTTTATCATCATTGCAATCATCGCAGCAGTCTTCGGATTTGGCGGAATCGCTTCAGGTGCGGAAAGCATTGCAAAAATATTATTCTTCATCTTTATTGTACTCTTCTTGCTTTCTTTAGTAAGTAGATTATTCAAGAGATAA
- a CDS encoding lipocalin family protein produces MNYIKSVILVLLVATIASCGPSQVVKQSKKTLKGTWTLNEVSYDRQGTFNINLFNDASQECMEGSTWRFIPNNNFGNYELSGVGCDTEKRYFVWSIPDTEGDDMNYNILVKPTDAKMKSETNAGFRVALSYLSEDQLQMSQTVSVEGKPFNITMNFTKIAE; encoded by the coding sequence ATGAATTATATAAAATCAGTAATACTCGTTCTTTTAGTTGCTACTATAGCAAGCTGTGGACCATCTCAAGTGGTAAAGCAATCTAAAAAAACACTTAAAGGAACTTGGACGCTTAACGAAGTAAGTTATGATCGTCAAGGAACTTTTAATATCAACCTTTTTAATGACGCATCACAAGAATGTATGGAAGGAAGTACATGGCGTTTTATCCCTAATAATAACTTTGGAAACTACGAACTTTCTGGAGTAGGTTGCGATACGGAGAAACGTTACTTCGTTTGGAGTATTCCAGATACAGAGGGTGATGATATGAATTATAACATCCTTGTGAAGCCAACAGATGCCAAAATGAAGTCTGAAACTAATGCTGGTTTTAGGGTTGCACTTTCTTACCTTTCTGAAGACCAATTACAAATGTCACAGACAGTAAGCGTAGAAGGAAAGCCATTTAATATCACAATGAATTTTACAAAAATAGCAGAGTAA